The following nucleotide sequence is from Pseudomonas sessilinigenes.
CCGGCTGCCCAGTTGTTGCAGGGCCTTGGCGATGATTCGTGCCGGGCCATTGGCTCCGACGATCAGGAAGCCACTGGGCGCTGGTTCGGCCACTTTCAGCAGGCGTGCCAGGGGGCGTGCGGTTGCGCTTTGCAGAACCACGGTGCCAATGATCACGGCGAAGGTCAGGGGCACCAGCAGCAGGGCGCCTTGATGCCCGGCCTCATCCAGGCGAATGGCGAAGATCGCCGAGACCGCGGCCGCGACAATGCCCCTTGGGGCGATCCAGGCCAGCAGGGCTCGTTCGCGCCAGTTCAGGTTCGAGCCGGCGGTGGAGAGCATCACGTTCAATGGTCGGGCGATGAACTGGATCACCAGCAACAGGATCAGCACCAGCGGGCCGAGGGCGATCAGTGCCTTGAGGTCCAGGCGGGCCGCCAGCAGGATGAACAGTCCGGAAATCAGCAGCACGCTGAGGTTTTCCTTGAAGTGCAGGATATGCCGGACGTCCACGCCCTTCATGTTGGCCAGCCACATGCCCATCAAGGTTACCGCCAGCAGTCCCGATTCATGCATGACCCGGTTGGAGGCGATGAAAATCCCCAGCACACCCGCCAGGGTCGCCAGGTTGTGCAGGTACTCGGGCAGCCACTGGCGGCGCATGATCTGGCCCAGGACCCAGCCGCCAGCGATACCGAACAGGCTGCCGCACAGGATCACCCCGCCGAAGGTCATCAAGCTGTGGCTCAGGCCTGCGCCCTCGGCACTGGCGATGATGAAGCTATAGACCACCACCGCCAGCAGGGCGCCGATGGGGTCGATGACGATGCCTTCCCAGCGCAGGATATTGGCCACGGAGGCCTTGGGACGTACGACCCGCAGCATGGGGACGATCACCGTCGGCCCGGTAACCAGGGTCAGGGTGCCGAACAGCAGCGCCAGCATCCAGTCGAAACCCAGTAGCCAGTGGGTGGCCAGGGTAATGACCGCCCAGGTAGACAGTGCGCCGAGAGTGACCAGGCGGTGCACTACGCTACCGATCTCGCGCCACTCGGAGAGGTGCAGGGTCAGGCTGCCCTCGAACAGGATCAGTGCCACCGCCAGGGAAACCAGGGGCATCAGCAGCGGGCCGAACATCTCCTGGGGATCGAGCCAGCCCAGCACAGGTCCGGCAAGAATGCCGCTGAGCAACAGGAACAGGATGGCTGGCAACTTCAGTCGCCAGGCCAGCCATTGGCAGCCCAGTGCGGCAGCACCAATGCCGCCAAAGGCCAGCAGAATCTGTTGTTCGTTCATTGATGCACCCTGTTCCTTGAAATGGCTGGCTATGAAAGACTAGCGACCCTCCACGCAGTTCACTATTTTTTTGCGCAGCCTTCCAAGCTGTGCTTTTCGAGTCTTTATGCCGGCCATCGACCATCCCCTTATCGACCGTTTTCTCGATGCCTTGTGGCTGGAGAAGGGCCTTGCTGAAAACACCCGGGATGCCTATCGCAGTGACCTGGCGCTGTTCAACGGCTGGTTGCAGGAGCAGGGGGTGGAGTTGCCGCGCGCCGGTCGCGAACTGATCCTCGATCACCTGGCCTGGCGCGTCGAGCAGGCCTACAAGCCGCGCTCCACCGCCCGCTTCCTCTCTGGGGTACGCGGTTTCTATCGCTACCTGCTGCGCGAGAAACTGATCGACGTCGACCCGACCCTGCAGGTGGATATGCCGCAGCTGGGGCGCCCGCTGCCCAAGTCGCTGTCGGAAGCGGATGTCGAGGCCTTGCTGGCAGCGCCCGACCTGGGCGAAGCCATCGGCCAGCGCGATCGGGCCATGCTGGAAGTGCTCTACGCCTGTGGCCTGCGGGTTACCGAGCTGGTCAGCCTGACCCTGGAACAGGTCAATCTGCGCCAGGGCGTGCTGCGGGTCATGGGCAAGGGCAGCAAGGAGCGCCTGGTGCCCATGGGCGAGGAAGCCATTACCTGGGTCGAGCGTTATCTGCGCGGGGCTCGTTCCGAGCTGCTGGGTGGGCGTCCCAGCGACGTGCTGTTTCCCAGCCTGCGGGGCGAGCAGATGACCCGGCAGACCTTCTGGCACCGGATCAAGCACCAGGCCAAGGTCGCCGGCATCGGCAAGACCCTGTCGCCGCACACCTTGCGTCATGCCTTTGCCACCCATCTGCTCAATCATGGTGCAGACCTGCGGGTGGTGCAGATGCTACTGGGCCATAGTGACCTGTCCACGACCCAGATCTATACCCATGTGGCCCGTGCGCGCCTGCAGGACTTGCACGCCAAGCACCATCCACGGGG
It contains:
- a CDS encoding cation:proton antiporter translates to MNEQQILLAFGGIGAAALGCQWLAWRLKLPAILFLLLSGILAGPVLGWLDPQEMFGPLLMPLVSLAVALILFEGSLTLHLSEWREIGSVVHRLVTLGALSTWAVITLATHWLLGFDWMLALLFGTLTLVTGPTVIVPMLRVVRPKASVANILRWEGIVIDPIGALLAVVVYSFIIASAEGAGLSHSLMTFGGVILCGSLFGIAGGWVLGQIMRRQWLPEYLHNLATLAGVLGIFIASNRVMHESGLLAVTLMGMWLANMKGVDVRHILHFKENLSVLLISGLFILLAARLDLKALIALGPLVLILLLVIQFIARPLNVMLSTAGSNLNWRERALLAWIAPRGIVAAAVSAIFAIRLDEAGHQGALLLVPLTFAVIIGTVVLQSATARPLARLLKVAEPAPSGFLIVGANGPARIIAKALQQLGSRVLLTDSSWENIRAARMEGLPTYFGNPASQHADAHLDLVGLGHLLALSPSGELNTLAAMRFRHDFGHQRLHALANSQESRRSDKHRASHEHRGQLLGSEALTYTKLASLLGQGAELYSTHLTEAFGWEDYQTLHGDRATLLFARDTGGWVHVLTPESSLKPAPGWTLLALIQPDNQ
- the xerD gene encoding site-specific tyrosine recombinase XerD — protein: MPAIDHPLIDRFLDALWLEKGLAENTRDAYRSDLALFNGWLQEQGVELPRAGRELILDHLAWRVEQAYKPRSTARFLSGVRGFYRYLLREKLIDVDPTLQVDMPQLGRPLPKSLSEADVEALLAAPDLGEAIGQRDRAMLEVLYACGLRVTELVSLTLEQVNLRQGVLRVMGKGSKERLVPMGEEAITWVERYLRGARSELLGGRPSDVLFPSLRGEQMTRQTFWHRIKHQAKVAGIGKTLSPHTLRHAFATHLLNHGADLRVVQMLLGHSDLSTTQIYTHVARARLQDLHAKHHPRG